One part of the Pseudemcibacter aquimaris genome encodes these proteins:
- a CDS encoding response regulator transcription factor — MASLITLVDDDQNILTSVKMALESEGFDVRTFTDGASALEGINNNPGDLAVLDIKMPRMDGMELLRRLREKHSLPVIFLTSKDDEIDEMLGLKMGADDYIKKPFSQRLLIERIKTILRRMEAIKKVESADEDETGVIVRGRLKLDPVRHVCDWDGGDVKLTVTEFLILQALVQHPGHVKSRDQLMDVAYSDDIYVDDRTIDSHIKRLRKKFRKVDNKFDGIETLYGVGYRYSES; from the coding sequence ATGGCTTCTCTCATTACACTTGTTGATGATGATCAGAATATTCTAACGTCTGTAAAAATGGCACTTGAAAGTGAAGGTTTTGATGTAAGAACCTTTACCGATGGGGCTAGTGCACTTGAAGGAATTAATAATAATCCAGGTGATCTTGCGGTGCTGGATATTAAAATGCCACGCATGGATGGAATGGAACTCTTACGCCGCTTGCGTGAAAAGCATTCTTTACCGGTTATATTCCTGACATCAAAAGATGATGAAATTGATGAAATGCTTGGTCTTAAAATGGGGGCGGATGATTATATCAAAAAACCATTTTCACAAAGACTATTGATTGAGCGGATCAAAACGATCCTACGCCGCATGGAAGCCATTAAAAAGGTTGAAAGCGCGGACGAGGACGAAACAGGTGTCATCGTAAGAGGTAGATTGAAACTTGATCCGGTTAGACATGTCTGTGACTGGGATGGTGGTGATGTAAAGCTGACGGTGACAGAATTCCTTATTTTACAAGCGCTTGTCCAACATCCGGGTCATGTGAAAAGCCGTGACCAATTAATGGATGTGGCCTATAGCGATGATATATATGTTGATGACCGTACTATCGATAGCCATATAAAACGCCTAAGAAAGAAATTCCGTAAAGTGGATAATAAGTTCGATGGTATCGAAACACTTTATGGTGTTGGATACAGGTATAGTGAAAGTTAA
- the ahcY gene encoding adenosylhomocysteinase, with protein sequence MTEFTDYKVADFSLADWGRREINIAETEMPGLMALREEFGESKPLKGARIAGCLHMTIQTAVLMETLTELGAEVRWSSCNIFSTQDHAAAAMAAAEIPVFAWKGMNEEEFNWCIRETIIGPDGWRPNVILDDGGDLTAMMYDDFPELMDDIRGISEETTTGVLRLYQMEKEGRLTVPAINVNDSVTKSKFDNLYGCRESLVDGIKRATDVMLAGKVAVVAGYGDVGKGSAASLRGQGARVLVTEIDPICALQAAMEGYEVVTMEDAAPRGDLFVTTTGNFDVITIDHMREMKDRAIVCNIGHFDSEIQIAALENYKWEEVKPQVDEVIFPDGKRLIVLAKGRLVNLGCATGHPSFVMSASFTNQVLAQMELFNNGEEYENKVYVLPKHLDEKVASLHLDKLGVQLTKLNEEQAKYIDVPVEGPFKPEHYRY encoded by the coding sequence ATGACTGAATTTACTGATTATAAAGTTGCTGATTTTTCACTTGCTGATTGGGGGCGTCGTGAAATTAATATCGCTGAAACTGAAATGCCGGGCCTTATGGCGCTGCGCGAAGAGTTCGGTGAAAGCAAGCCACTTAAAGGCGCGCGTATTGCGGGCTGTCTTCATATGACCATTCAAACGGCGGTGTTAATGGAAACATTGACTGAACTTGGTGCTGAGGTGCGTTGGTCATCATGTAATATTTTCTCAACACAAGACCATGCGGCGGCGGCAATGGCAGCAGCAGAAATTCCGGTATTCGCATGGAAAGGAATGAACGAGGAAGAATTTAACTGGTGTATTCGTGAAACAATCATTGGTCCTGATGGCTGGCGTCCGAATGTGATCCTTGATGACGGTGGTGATCTGACAGCAATGATGTATGACGATTTCCCGGAATTAATGGATGATATCCGTGGTATTTCAGAAGAAACAACAACAGGTGTTCTTCGTCTTTATCAAATGGAAAAAGAAGGTCGTTTGACGGTTCCTGCGATTAACGTCAATGATAGTGTGACAAAATCAAAATTCGATAACCTTTATGGCTGCCGCGAAAGTCTTGTGGACGGTATCAAGCGTGCAACAGATGTAATGCTTGCGGGTAAAGTTGCAGTTGTTGCCGGTTACGGTGATGTGGGTAAAGGTTCTGCTGCATCCCTTCGTGGTCAAGGTGCACGTGTGCTGGTTACTGAAATTGATCCGATCTGCGCACTTCAAGCTGCGATGGAAGGGTATGAGGTCGTCACTATGGAAGATGCCGCCCCGCGTGGTGATCTGTTTGTGACGACAACAGGTAATTTCGATGTGATTACCATTGACCATATGCGTGAAATGAAGGATCGCGCCATTGTGTGTAACATTGGCCATTTTGATAGTGAAATTCAAATCGCGGCACTTGAAAATTACAAGTGGGAAGAAGTTAAGCCACAAGTGGATGAGGTGATTTTCCCTGATGGTAAGCGTCTGATTGTTCTTGCGAAAGGCCGTCTTGTGAACCTTGGTTGTGCGACAGGTCACCCAAGCTTTGTGATGAGCGCATCATTCACAAACCAAGTACTTGCACAGATGGAACTATTCAATAACGGTGAAGAATACGAAAACAAAGTATATGTACTTCCGAAACACCTTGATGAAAAAGTTGCGTCGCTTCACCTTGATAAGCTGGGTGTACAGTTAACTAAATTGAATGAAGAACAGGCAAAATATATTGATGTGCCTGTTGAAGGTCCGTTTAAACCGGAACATTACCGTTACTAA
- a CDS encoding sensor histidine kinase: MINIPKGDGEITVKAIRTALHAGLVGYLLSGASSYAQNTDAELSLNAIGSDFWLALAMFFVITISLVFWLLVNRHKDQKRLDEAIKHETFLRHIVMDKNQSFYLWNDQKELTLKSPINIRFEDDSSPDGLDDLKSRFSKSDLDLFESNLNKLLKIGSDFTQTIDLKQFNMHLLITGNALDIDEFGKKFYVVWFKDNTIAEKIQRYQMLENNDTSDRVKMLENALNVANFPVWIRGEDLKLKWVNKAYLDAVGGITFKNVIEKNLELSTNTLGVSLKSMAEGVSLSGEQKSESHYIVIGGERRSMDFHNIPYAVEDHSEAILGYAQDITELEEARGSLADHTESYAETLDKFSTAVAIFDRDMRLEYYNKAYIRLWGLPESLLFSHPDYGEILEALREARKLPEQANFPAWKKKQLEDYTQVIDPVEKMMHLPDGKTLRVVMQHHPMGGMLIFYEDVTDYFALESSYNTLIAVQRETLDNLHEGIAVFGFDGRLKLFNDGFINIWDVSNDFLNTDPHAYEVMDRCGRLFDSFEEIEQFKTMIVGGEVKKEANSGQIKLNNDKVINYSMVPLPDGAVLLIFIDVTDSFRVEYSLRKHNEALEEAQNIKTDFLAHMSYELRNPLNSVLGFAELLEKEYQGPLNDQQHQYMKNILSASDHLLDLINDILDISVIEAGGLSIDTSDFDLSELIDGVVNKLDERIKQKSINLTVEYDPDLKTVTADPRRIQHSISNLLSNAVKFTPDSGSIDIKTWQDSQNYFITIRDDGIGIEPDDIQNIFEKFYTGSNTPKGKGTGLGLSLVKIFVEKHGGEVIVESDLGFGTEMTCKLPKELPDLEEIPDQDVKADHVQIPL, encoded by the coding sequence TTGATAAATATTCCAAAAGGGGATGGTGAAATCACTGTTAAGGCTATAAGAACAGCTTTGCATGCGGGGCTTGTCGGATATCTATTGTCCGGAGCGTCATCGTATGCGCAAAATACTGATGCGGAACTCAGCTTAAATGCAATCGGTAGTGATTTTTGGCTGGCGCTTGCGATGTTCTTTGTGATTACCATTTCACTTGTGTTTTGGTTGCTTGTCAATCGCCATAAAGACCAAAAAAGACTTGATGAAGCCATAAAGCATGAAACGTTTTTACGCCATATTGTGATGGACAAAAATCAAAGCTTTTATCTTTGGAATGATCAAAAAGAATTAACATTAAAATCGCCGATTAATATCCGGTTTGAAGACGACAGCAGCCCGGACGGACTGGATGATTTAAAAAGCAGGTTTTCTAAGTCAGATTTGGATTTATTTGAAAGCAATTTAAATAAGCTTCTTAAAATTGGTAGTGATTTCACGCAAACCATCGATCTAAAACAGTTTAATATGCATTTGTTGATAACCGGCAATGCACTTGATATTGATGAGTTTGGCAAGAAGTTTTATGTGGTTTGGTTTAAAGACAACACCATCGCTGAAAAAATCCAGCGTTATCAAATGCTTGAAAATAATGATACATCCGATCGCGTTAAAATGCTTGAAAATGCGCTTAACGTCGCGAATTTTCCGGTCTGGATCCGAGGTGAGGATTTAAAATTAAAATGGGTCAATAAAGCGTATCTTGATGCAGTTGGCGGGATTACTTTTAAAAATGTAATTGAGAAAAACCTGGAACTTTCCACCAATACATTAGGCGTCAGTTTAAAAAGCATGGCCGAAGGGGTGAGCCTGAGCGGCGAGCAAAAATCAGAAAGTCATTATATCGTGATTGGCGGCGAACGCCGTTCGATGGATTTTCATAATATCCCTTATGCGGTTGAAGATCACAGCGAAGCAATCCTTGGATACGCGCAAGATATTACCGAGCTTGAAGAAGCAAGAGGAAGCCTTGCGGATCATACGGAATCTTATGCGGAAACGCTGGATAAATTTTCAACGGCGGTGGCGATTTTTGACCGGGACATGCGTCTTGAATATTACAATAAAGCTTACATTAGGCTATGGGGATTGCCGGAAAGTTTGCTATTCAGTCATCCTGATTATGGTGAGATTTTAGAAGCACTACGCGAAGCCAGAAAATTACCGGAACAGGCAAACTTCCCAGCGTGGAAGAAAAAACAACTTGAAGATTACACGCAGGTAATCGACCCTGTTGAAAAAATGATGCATTTGCCGGACGGTAAAACATTACGTGTTGTGATGCAGCATCACCCTATGGGCGGTATGTTGATTTTTTATGAGGATGTCACCGATTATTTCGCCCTTGAAAGTTCATATAACACTTTGATCGCTGTGCAGCGTGAAACGCTTGATAACCTTCATGAAGGGATCGCCGTGTTTGGTTTTGACGGCAGGCTTAAGCTGTTCAATGATGGTTTTATCAATATCTGGGATGTGTCGAATGATTTCTTAAATACCGATCCACATGCTTATGAAGTGATGGACAGATGCGGAAGGCTTTTTGATAGTTTTGAAGAAATCGAACAGTTTAAAACCATGATCGTGGGTGGCGAAGTTAAGAAAGAAGCAAACTCGGGCCAGATCAAACTGAATAATGACAAGGTGATTAATTATTCAATGGTGCCGCTTCCTGATGGGGCGGTGCTTCTGATTTTCATTGATGTGACCGATAGTTTCCGCGTTGAATATTCCCTTCGTAAACATAATGAGGCACTCGAAGAAGCGCAGAACATTAAGACGGATTTCCTCGCGCATATGTCATATGAACTTCGCAACCCGCTTAATAGTGTTCTTGGGTTTGCAGAACTTCTGGAAAAAGAATATCAAGGCCCGCTTAATGATCAACAACATCAATATATGAAAAATATATTGAGCGCGTCTGATCACCTGCTTGATTTGATCAATGACATTCTTGATATTTCAGTGATTGAAGCAGGCGGGCTGTCCATTGATACTTCTGACTTTGATTTAAGCGAACTGATCGACGGTGTGGTAAATAAACTTGATGAACGCATTAAGCAGAAGTCAATTAATCTGACGGTTGAATATGATCCAGATTTAAAGACGGTAACAGCAGACCCGCGCCGTATTCAACATTCAATTTCCAACTTGTTAAGCAATGCGGTCAAATTTACGCCGGATTCCGGTAGTATTGATATTAAAACATGGCAGGACAGTCAGAATTATTTCATTACTATTCGTGATGATGGTATCGGAATTGAACCGGATGATATTCAGAATATTTTTGAAAAATTTTACACTGGATCCAATACACCAAAAGGAAAAGGGACCGGACTTGGTCTGTCGCTAGTGAAAATATTTGTTGAAAAGCATGGTGGGGAAGTGATTGTGGAATCTGATCTTGGTTTTGGAACGGAAATGACGTGTAAACTTCCGAAAGAATTACCGGATCTGGAAGAAATCCCTGATCAGGATGTTAAAGCCGATCATGTGCAGATACCTCTATGA
- a CDS encoding HPr kinase/phosphorylase: protein MALLHATCVCFQNKGILIMGDSGSGKSDLALRIIDAGGILVSDDYVEVDEVDGNIVATTAPNIEGMIEVRGVGLINVDYQKRTDIDLVINLVPLKEIDRLPEEKFYSHNNATIPMYDFYGFEVSAFAKLKVILNGLDLNE from the coding sequence ATGGCTCTGCTTCATGCGACATGTGTATGTTTTCAGAATAAAGGTATTCTGATTATGGGTGATTCCGGCAGTGGCAAATCCGACCTTGCATTACGTATTATTGATGCTGGTGGCATATTGGTGTCTGACGATTATGTGGAAGTTGATGAAGTTGACGGCAATATCGTTGCGACAACAGCGCCAAATATCGAAGGAATGATAGAGGTTCGCGGCGTAGGGTTAATCAATGTTGATTATCAAAAACGCACCGATATTGATTTGGTTATTAACCTTGTGCCCCTGAAAGAAATTGACAGATTGCCAGAAGAAAAATTCTATTCACATAATAATGCAACAATTCCAATGTATGACTTTTACGGGTTCGAGGTATCGGCCTTTGCCAAATTAAAAGTCATTTTAAACGGGTTGGACCTAAATGAGTGA
- a CDS encoding HPr family phosphocarrier protein → MTSTIIDDLLTATISNKRGLHARASAKFVSVAGDFDAKLTVSKDGTSVCATSIMGLMMLAAAIGDQITVKGEGPDKDRALIAIEELINDKFGEEC, encoded by the coding sequence ATGACATCTACTATTATCGATGACTTGCTTACGGCAACCATTTCCAATAAGCGCGGCTTGCATGCGCGTGCATCCGCAAAATTTGTCAGTGTTGCTGGTGATTTTGATGCCAAACTGACCGTTTCAAAGGACGGCACATCGGTTTGTGCTACATCGATTATGGGGTTGATGATGTTAGCGGCGGCGATCGGTGATCAAATTACAGTAAAGGGCGAAGGGCCGGATAAAGATAGGGCCCTTATTGCGATTGAAGAACTTATCAATGATAAGTTTGGGGAAGAGTGTTAA
- the rapZ gene encoding RNase adapter RapZ has product MSENKDKLTVLLITGLSGAGKSTALSVLEDLDYEAIDNLPVNLLPGLIELAEKNDPVHKKTALAVCIDARTRNFQQENIISTLRDIKNSGSVNLNFLYFDCSDEKLVSRFTETRRRHPLAKDRPVIDGIVRERQLLEIIKAESDYLFDTTELNIHDLKRLLSGQFKRKTSEGLNITVYSFGYPKGLPRDADLVLDMRFLKNPHYDENLRRKTGMDGDVGEYIMSDPVFENSWDKVSSMILTLLPEYKREGKSYLTIAFGCTGGKHRSVFMAERMAKLLTDMGNNVSLMHRELS; this is encoded by the coding sequence ATGAGTGAGAATAAAGATAAATTAACTGTTCTATTAATCACCGGATTGTCGGGGGCCGGTAAATCAACTGCACTTTCGGTATTAGAAGATCTTGATTACGAAGCGATCGATAATTTGCCGGTTAACCTGTTGCCGGGACTTATTGAACTTGCCGAAAAAAATGATCCAGTGCATAAGAAAACAGCACTAGCCGTTTGTATTGACGCCAGAACTAGGAATTTTCAACAGGAAAATATCATTTCCACGCTTAGGGATATTAAAAACAGTGGTTCTGTAAATTTAAACTTTCTGTATTTTGATTGTAGCGATGAAAAGCTGGTTTCCAGGTTTACAGAAACAAGAAGACGTCACCCGCTCGCCAAAGACCGCCCTGTGATCGATGGAATTGTTCGGGAAAGGCAACTGCTTGAAATTATTAAGGCGGAAAGCGATTATCTTTTTGATACCACGGAATTAAATATTCATGATTTAAAACGGCTGCTTTCCGGGCAGTTTAAAAGAAAAACAAGCGAAGGATTAAACATAACCGTTTATTCATTCGGTTATCCGAAAGGATTGCCGCGCGATGCTGACCTTGTTTTGGATATGCGATTTTTGAAAAATCCGCATTATGATGAAAATTTACGCCGAAAGACGGGAATGGACGGTGATGTTGGCGAATATATTATGAGCGACCCTGTTTTTGAAAATTCATGGGATAAGGTATCATCAATGATCTTGACGTTGTTGCCGGAATATAAACGAGAGGGAAAATCGTATTTGACCATTGCATTTGGCTGCACTGGCGGTAAGCATCGTTCCGTATTTATGGCGGAAAGGATGGCTAAGTTATTAACCGATATGGGGAATAATGTTAGTCTGATGCACCGCGAATTATCCTGA
- a CDS encoding stimulus-sensing domain-containing protein: MKVNNKHIIRKRRLISPLTIRILAVNLFALVFLGGGVLYVDQVQKTLIESRIEELVKDANIMAGALGESATGGPESTELLIEPAENILTRLVSVTNVRTRFFGVNRELQIDSRDLDINQVVVENTMPRKLGIEDFWEIINREVGQLLDIIQKRDALEEYREVEDEKADHYPEVIEALAGEESSMIRRLNGERDVITVAVPVQRFRRVLGALMLSADTGEIYNAVQEVRLTIIQFFCASLLITLLVSLFLAKTIVRPVLRLARSADQISLGRKSDIPDLSSRNDEIGDLSRSLKDMTEILARQIDAVASFAADVAHELKNPLTSMRSAIETMEYAKTEEDQKKLRTIIGEDVKRLDRLISDISDVSRLDAEMSNAKLAQVNLNALLETLVDIYLTTQQDVLPEIHLDIKKRRFKDKDGKPAPYLVRGLEGQLGQVVRNLLDNAISFSKKHGNIWIKLSRKNNMVEITVEDEGVGIPPTKLESIFDRFYSERPKGEAFGKHSGLGLNICKQVVEAHGGSIYAENRYDKEKNIIGARFVVLLPLSDD, encoded by the coding sequence GTGAAAGTTAATAACAAGCATATCATCAGAAAACGACGACTAATTTCGCCGCTTACCATTCGTATTTTGGCGGTGAATTTGTTTGCGCTCGTTTTTCTTGGGGGTGGTGTGCTTTATGTTGATCAGGTTCAAAAGACACTGATTGAATCGCGAATAGAAGAGCTGGTGAAAGATGCCAACATTATGGCGGGGGCGCTTGGTGAATCGGCAACTGGCGGTCCGGAATCAACAGAACTATTAATTGAACCTGCTGAAAATATCCTGACCCGTTTGGTAAGCGTGACAAATGTCCGTACTCGTTTTTTCGGTGTTAACCGTGAATTGCAGATCGATAGCCGTGACCTTGATATCAATCAAGTGGTTGTCGAAAACACAATGCCACGAAAACTCGGGATTGAGGATTTCTGGGAAATCATTAACCGTGAAGTGGGTCAATTACTGGATATCATTCAAAAGCGCGATGCACTTGAAGAATATCGCGAGGTAGAAGATGAAAAAGCAGATCATTACCCCGAAGTGATCGAAGCCCTTGCCGGTGAAGAAAGCAGCATGATCAGACGTCTTAACGGCGAACGTGATGTTATCACGGTTGCGGTGCCTGTTCAGCGTTTTCGTCGTGTGTTGGGCGCGCTCATGCTATCTGCGGATACTGGTGAAATTTATAACGCGGTGCAGGAGGTTAGACTTACCATCATTCAATTTTTCTGTGCATCCCTGTTAATCACGTTGCTCGTGTCATTATTTCTTGCAAAAACAATCGTTAGACCCGTATTACGCCTCGCCAGATCGGCGGACCAGATCAGCCTTGGCCGTAAATCAGACATTCCCGATCTATCGTCACGTAATGATGAAATTGGTGATCTTTCTCGCTCTCTTAAAGATATGACGGAAATTTTGGCGCGCCAAATTGATGCAGTGGCTAGTTTTGCGGCCGATGTTGCGCATGAGTTAAAAAACCCGCTTACGAGTATGCGTAGTGCCATCGAAACAATGGAATATGCCAAAACGGAAGAAGATCAGAAAAAATTAAGAACGATCATTGGTGAGGATGTCAAAAGGTTGGACCGTTTAATATCCGATATTTCCGATGTTTCCAGGCTTGATGCCGAAATGTCCAATGCGAAATTGGCGCAGGTAAATTTAAATGCGTTATTGGAAACCCTTGTTGATATTTATCTGACAACACAACAAGACGTGTTGCCGGAAATCCATCTGGATATTAAAAAACGCCGCTTTAAGGATAAAGACGGTAAACCAGCACCATATTTGGTTCGTGGTCTTGAGGGACAGCTTGGGCAGGTGGTTCGAAACCTGCTTGATAATGCGATATCATTTTCCAAAAAACATGGGAATATCTGGATCAAATTATCCCGAAAAAACAATATGGTTGAAATCACAGTCGAGGACGAAGGCGTCGGCATCCCACCAACCAAGTTAGAAAGCATTTTTGATCGCTTTTATTCAGAAAGACCAAAGGGCGAGGCGTTTGGAAAACATTCAGGTTTGGGGCTTAATATTTGTAAGCAGGTGGTCGAGGCGCATGGCGGAAGTATTTATGCTGAAAACAGATATGATAAAGAGAAGAATATTATCGGCGCCCGATTTGTGGTACTCTTACCGCTTTCCGATGATTAG
- a CDS encoding PTS sugar transporter subunit IIA, whose product MIGMVVVTHGRLAEEFIAAMEHVVGPQSALQAISIGPDDDMEQRRQDILDAVSFVDEGNGVILLTDMFGGTPSNLAISIMDSTNVEVIAGINLPMLIKLASVRQSGTMEEAVSAAQESGRKYINIASHVLSGEN is encoded by the coding sequence ATGATTGGTATGGTCGTTGTCACTCACGGCAGGCTGGCAGAAGAGTTTATCGCAGCCATGGAACATGTTGTGGGACCACAGTCCGCGTTACAAGCAATTTCAATCGGACCAGATGATGATATGGAACAGCGCAGACAGGATATCCTTGATGCGGTTTCTTTTGTTGACGAAGGAAACGGCGTTATTTTGTTAACGGATATGTTTGGTGGAACACCTTCTAACCTTGCCATTTCTATTATGGATAGCACCAATGTTGAGGTCATCGCCGGTATCAATTTGCCGATGCTCATTAAGCTTGCCAGTGTCCGTCAAAGCGGCACCATGGAAGAGGCCGTATCAGCAGCACAAGAATCCGGCCGTAAATATATCAATATTGCATCACACGTTCTTTCCGGTGAAAATTAA
- a CDS encoding flavin monoamine oxidase family protein: protein MSNENSVISKRELLKTIGILGGSAAMYTAMQGLNKVHASLLTEPPKMSTEGNGKKIVILGGGISGMVTAIEMLKKGYECEIIEATSRAGGRCQSGRKGTVVQDQGGETQVCNFADDQYLNYGPWRIPVEHYSTLYYCRTLGVALEPMINKSSKAYLYSENSGGPFQGRPIRQHEVEIDRQGSVMELLAKCAHDGSLDDKVDQETIEMLVDYMRNTGLLSRKEMEYRGNRARGYSNYPGVGMDLGELSDPYDLKELLQFKMGRKYETSDHPAVMFQAVGGMDQVAKGMFDALPKNIFKFNSEIIDINQSSDEVVITYKNTESGAVSTTRGDYCVCALPFPVLTSIKNNFRPELMEALKAPSGVPAIKFGVQMDRRFWEQDEMIFGGTSVTDIPGQGVLSYPSSDLHSDKGGVLLCAYSWGSQAAKLSNLSVEERVEFALSVGEKLHPGKFRKHYNGNAITMAWHKQKYSLGGWASWTARKRRKYMNTVLKGEERILFSSDTLYSEYPGWMGGAIEAAWLTMKELDKRAAQG from the coding sequence ATGTCTAATGAAAATTCAGTAATCAGTAAACGTGAACTACTTAAAACCATCGGTATTCTTGGTGGATCAGCGGCGATGTATACCGCAATGCAGGGCTTGAACAAGGTTCATGCATCACTTCTAACAGAACCGCCGAAAATGTCGACTGAGGGTAACGGCAAAAAGATCGTCATACTGGGCGGTGGTATTTCCGGTATGGTCACGGCCATTGAAATGCTGAAAAAAGGATATGAATGCGAAATCATCGAAGCAACAAGCAGGGCTGGTGGTCGCTGTCAATCGGGCCGTAAAGGCACAGTCGTGCAGGATCAAGGTGGCGAAACACAAGTGTGTAATTTTGCTGATGATCAATATTTAAACTATGGCCCATGGCGTATTCCGGTTGAGCATTATTCAACCCTTTATTATTGCCGTACACTCGGTGTTGCACTTGAACCGATGATTAATAAATCAAGTAAGGCATATTTATATTCTGAAAATTCCGGCGGTCCGTTTCAAGGCAGACCGATACGCCAACATGAAGTGGAAATAGACCGTCAGGGCAGCGTAATGGAACTGCTTGCTAAATGTGCACATGACGGAAGCCTTGATGATAAGGTGGATCAGGAAACCATCGAAATGTTGGTTGATTATATGCGTAATACGGGCCTGCTTAGCCGCAAGGAAATGGAATATCGTGGCAACCGCGCACGTGGATATTCCAATTACCCAGGTGTGGGAATGGATTTAGGTGAATTGTCCGATCCATATGATTTAAAAGAACTTTTACAGTTTAAGATGGGCCGTAAATATGAAACATCAGACCATCCGGCTGTGATGTTCCAGGCCGTTGGTGGCATGGATCAAGTTGCTAAGGGCATGTTTGATGCGCTTCCGAAAAATATTTTCAAATTTAATTCTGAAATTATCGACATCAATCAAAGTTCTGATGAAGTTGTCATTACCTATAAAAATACAGAGAGCGGCGCGGTTTCTACAACCCGTGGTGATTATTGTGTATGTGCATTACCGTTCCCTGTTTTAACAAGCATTAAAAATAATTTTAGACCAGAATTGATGGAGGCCTTAAAAGCACCATCAGGTGTTCCTGCCATCAAGTTCGGTGTTCAAATGGACAGACGATTCTGGGAACAGGACGAAATGATTTTTGGCGGCACGTCGGTAACCGATATTCCGGGACAGGGTGTCTTAAGTTATCCTTCATCTGACCTTCATAGTGATAAGGGTGGTGTGCTATTATGTGCGTATAGTTGGGGATCGCAGGCCGCGAAATTAAGTAACCTATCCGTTGAAGAAAGGGTTGAATTTGCTCTTTCCGTTGGTGAAAAACTGCATCCGGGTAAATTTAGAAAACATTATAACGGTAATGCGATCACCATGGCATGGCATAAACAGAAATACAGCCTTGGTGGTTGGGCGTCATGGACCGCGAGAAAACGCAGAAAATATATGAATACCGTGCTTAAGGGCGAAGAACGCATTCTGTTTTCAAGTGATACACTTTATTCCGAATATCCAGGTTGGATGGGCGGTGCCATCGAAGCGGCGTGGTTAACCATGAAAGAACTAGATAAACGCGCGGCACAAGGGTGA